In one window of Pieris brassicae chromosome 10, ilPieBrab1.1, whole genome shotgun sequence DNA:
- the LOC123715767 gene encoding uncharacterized protein LOC123715767 isoform X2 encodes MDNDGRKCRKTKLVPREINESDEEIFALQSVVENTLARIKRPCKKALPAVAVATQSIQTTTNTIQKINPDRSNIMPMNFDIKIEVEKFDEIAIEKQHEIISWREIVKKSTEVYLQSNKIWDKILHGQVLNTCKPNVKVLLKTPHEKLLDRAFTRWCDWASLTEEPKDPPLFYKCYICDMAWWHLAHFRDHIRTHEPSRLRVVLEMNDYVECNIVAYYSKSGNKYIGNIEGKCWKCGENAFEHTKLKNCVGCKKRFYTCSKLRQHQWYCQEFKKAHLELFASAERIFKCHLCRFYFFKQEDSIEHMILRHSVRSDVPIPGCAVCEKCKELMAYEDDHVCESKRYVKTCGACKKRVTESSAAVHQIEGNVTCSVCKVKIVKSCSIHLHALRHTKNYGLAYKCLTCNFFIIFDLEQIQKHKMFYHSNRDFDYDLISVPKTIVDRLKSTPTKHDSPVEQSQINNFLLSHDTQDILNERDDDDVIIVDNIPEVIVIPSDDAPNDDLPCVIANIKSEPLENEIQISKTKPPVTPQNDFECKTMVIHIPKDGNRINDEKVLGIDEIKKEPNSEVNVAVASTLGIINTHTMTTNLNKVNTHRSQYVHGKETSNTQTLKATPEEITKSTIYIKKSMDITYKEMESMKKYINHSSTNEREVDIERMLPLAFVKTKSSKSPVVIQKMQKPRKIKKLRQYKPKIKQTLLTDVSLNSESDVKIEVIKSVDVMEKAKLITVDLSDTQLKKQNREEDRPIDISQNLEKITAKESQLSEPLKVEKLVETVVEIDIPWDTVPIKEEADPEMDLKLSDIRRIYHIDVNVGENEIEVKREINEFDLTGQSENWHQDSSAYNSQHSSDEFENDLITISPNVTLNTDDESNRTQRNKGKLYSCIRCKFKGVHRLYKQHKRYECQKSIQLYNYHCSLCEKSFDSMQKYLLHFEKHGVPELICPQCGYDGISLNSLCVHVKLHIKSLFVSYRSLYSEDTMTVPVLKCKVCDADVTRPDFIKHWDTHLDLNNLNKRLKSSELLEPHLPHGFQSLDHDDTPDIKKALNLFLNPEKLMDLERTNFRECILCARNFKRRNDCKRHLIEHFLKNAYTSKTQCKGLKCQICGDVFEKIDMFRSHMRLHACLPVYKCEICNRTFSDSSNFSKHKKVHNFQILICDICKKKFNNKAYLAKHIKDHENTPMIKCDKCKKTFVCKSAYKKHYRKNHSVYSRFKCHECSELFSTTRDKWDHMWKVHREREVQADCNLCDAKYRKKSDLKRHHASVHKRKAPDITNADSEAVIVKSEPE; translated from the exons agtGTTGTGGAGAATACATTAGCAAGAATTAAAAGACCATGTAAAAAAGCCCTACCTGCTGTAGCTGTTGCTACACAATCTATTCAAACTACCACAAATACCATTCAGAAAATAAATCCAGACCGAAGTAATATTATGCCTATGAATTTTGATATTAAGATAGAAGTAGAGAAATTTGACGAGATTGCAATAGAAAAACAGCATGAAATAATAAGTTGGAGGGAAATAGTGAAAAAATCAACTGAAGTTTATCTTCAATCCAATAAAATTTGGGATAAAATACTACATGGACAG GTCCTCAACACATGCAAACCGAACGTAAAAGTATTACTAAAAACGCCCCATGAGAAACTTTTAGACCGAGCATTCACACGATGGTGCGATTGGGCCTCCCTCACAGAGGAGCCCAAAGATCCGCCGTTATTCTACAAATGCTACATCTGCGATATGGCGTGGTGGCACTTGGCCCACTTCCGCGACCACATACGAACCCACGAGCCTTCGAGACTCCGAGTCGTTCTAGAAATGAATGACTACGTTGAGTGCAATATTGTCGCTTACTACAGCAAATCGGGGAACAAGTACATCGGGAATATAGAAGGAAAATGCTGGAAATGCGGCGAAAATGCGTTTGAACATACGAAACTGAAGAACTGTGTCGGATGTAAGAAACGGTTCTACACGTGCAGCAAGCTACGCCAACACCAATGGTACTGCCAGGAGTTCAAAAAGGCACACCTAGAACTTTTCGCGTCAGCTGAGAGGATATTTAAGTGTCACCTGTGtcggttttattttttcaaacagGAGGACAGTATAGAACATATGATATTACGGCATTCTGTGCGGTCCGATGTGCCCATACCGGGCTGTGCTGTTTGTGAGAAGTGCAAGGAACTGATGGCATATGAAGATGATCATGTATGTGAATCTAAAAGGTATGTTAAGACGTGTGGTGCGTGCAAGAAAAGAGTCACCGAAAGCAGTGCTGCAGTCCATCAAATTGAAGGGAACGTCACATGCTCTGT ATGCAAAGTGAAAATAGTAAAGAGTTGTTCAATACATCTCCACGCACTTCGTCATACGAAGAACTATGGATTGGCCTATAAGTGCCTTacctgtaatttttttataatctttgaCTTGGAGCAGATTCAAAAacacaaaatgttttatcattCCAATCGTGATTTTGATTATGATCTT ATTTCCGTCCCAAAAACCATAGTAGATAGACTAAAATCGACGCCAACCAAGCATGATT CACCGGTGGAACaaagtcaaataaataatttcctatTGTCTCATGATActcaagatattttaaatgagaGAGATGATGATGATGTCATCATTGTTGATAATATACCTGAAGTTATTGTTATCCCATCTGATGACGCACCTAACGATGATCTCCCTTGCGTCATTGCTAATATTAAATCTGAACCACttgaaaatgaaatacaaatatCTAAAACAAAACCTCCTGTTACACCACAAAATGATTTCGAATGTAAAACGATGGTAATCCATATACCTAAAGATGGAAACAGAATTAATGATGAAAAAGTATTAGGTATTGatgaaattaaaaaggaaCCTAATAGTGAAGTGAATGTTGCCGTGGCATCTACACTTGGAATTATAAATACACACACTATGacgacaaatttaaataaagttaatacaCATAGATCGCAGTATGTACATGGTAAAGAAACATCAAACACGCAAACTCTAAAAGCGACTCCGGAAGAAATCACAAAGTCAAcgatttatattaagaaatcaatggatataacttataaagaaatggaatccatgaaaaaatatataaatcactCCAGTACAAATGAGAGAGAAGTCGATATAGAAAGAATGCTACCTTTGGCGTTTGTGAAAACGAAGTCTTCGAAAAGCCCTGTAGTGATACAGAAGATGCAAAAAccgagaaaaataaaaaagttaagacAGTATAAACCTAAGATTAAACAGACGCTGCTAACCGATGTTTCACTAAATTCAGAATCAGATGTTAAAATTGAAGTTATAAAAAGTGTAGACGTGATGGAGAAAGCGAAACTAATAACAGTCGACCTAAGTGATACACAATTGAAAAAACAGAATCGAGAAGAAGATAGACCGATAGACATATctcaaaatttagaaaaaattacTGCAAAAGAATCGCAACTATCAGAACCGCTAAAGGTAGAGAAATTAGTAGAGACAGTTGTCGAAATCGATATCCCATGGGACACTGTTCCAATAAAGGAAGAAGCGGATCCGGAAATGGATTTAAAACTATCGGATATCAGAAGGATATATcatatcgatgttaatgttggTGAAAACGAGATTGAAGTTAAGCGAGAAATTAATGAATTCGATCTAACCGGACAAAGCGAGAATTGGCACCAAGACAGCTCTGCTTATaat TCGCAACATTCGAGTGATGAGTTTGAGAATGATTTGATCACCATATCTCCGAATGTAACTTTAAATACTGATGATGAAAGTAACCGAACACAGAGGAATAAGGGAAA ACTATACAGCTGCATTCGCTGTAAGTTCAAAGGCGTGCACAGACTATATAAACAACACAAACGATACGAATGTCAAAAATCTATTCAGCTCTATAATTATCATTGTTCGTTATGTGAAAAAAGTTTTGATTCTATGCAGAAATATCTGTTGCACTTCGAAAAGCACGGCGTGCCGGAGTTGATCTGTCCACAGTGCGGTTACGACGGCATATCCTTGAACTCTTTGTGCGTACACGTGAAGTTGCATATAAAAAGCCTCTTTGTTTCGTATAGATCTTTGTACTCCGAGGACACGATGACGGTGCCAGTTTTAAA ATGCAAAGTGTGTGATGCTGACGTCACGCGACCAGATTTCATAAAACACTGGGATACGCATCTTgatctaaataatttaaacaagcGTCTCAAATCATCAGAGTTGTTAGAACCGCATCTGCCCCACGGGTTTCAGTCATTGGACCACGATGACACACCCGACATTAAGAAGGCTTTAA atttattctTGAACCCGGAAAAATTGATGGATTTGGAGAGAACGAATTTCCGTGAATGTATTTTATGTGCGCGGAATTTTAAGAGACGAAATGACTGCAAGCGTCATTTAATTGAGCACTTTCTTAAAAATGCTTACACAAGCAAGACCCAGTGCAAAGGTTTGAAATGTCAAATTTGTGGGGACGTGTTCGAGAAGATTGATAT GTTCAGGAGCCACATGCGGTTGCATGCCTGTCTCCCAGTATACAAATGCGAAATATGCAATAGAACATTTAGTGATTCCAGTAACTTTTCTAAGCATAAGAAAGTGCACAATTTCCAAATATTGATCTGCGATATTTGCAAGaagaaattcaataataaagcCTACCTTGCAAAGCATATAAAG GACCACGAAAATACCCCCATGATAAAATGTGACAAgtgtaaaaaaacattcgtGTGTAAATCAGCATACAAAAAACACTACAGGAAAAACCATTCCGTGTATTCGAGGTTTAAATGTCATGAGTGCAGTGAACTTTTTTCTACGACCAGGGACAAATGGGACCATATGTGGAAA GTACACAGAGAAAGAGAGGTTCAGGCAGACTGCAATTTATGCGATGCAAAATATCGGAAAAAGTCCGATTTGAAACGACATCATGCGTCAGTGCATAAAAGGAAGGCGCCAGATATCACAAATGCCGATAGTGAAGCTGTCATTGTCAAGTCTGAACCagagtag